A single genomic interval of Candidatus Poribacteria bacterium harbors:
- a CDS encoding phytanoyl-CoA dioxygenase family protein: MTKDLNQRLEEYKANGFTVFEGLFSEAQMQRWRERHRELMEDYDGQTWFGNMLEYAPKLMWPAVKHPTILDFLELVMGPFVQLDNLTLAAFPSVPKDQAEARASGWHRDRWAKLPQKDIYERPLAANAISYLQDLTDEYGPLRVIVGSHRQPITIETEDRNKPHPDETLLYMKAGDVVVTHNHLIHSGTPSTADGLRYFFSIYYNSTWLKHTDNHSGPLTQRLLEEARERDDHRLMRLLGVDTQLQPRCNSGFLAPDEDRWEEWIAADRAAVKAE; the protein is encoded by the coding sequence ATGACCAAAGATTTGAATCAGCGTTTGGAAGAATACAAGGCAAATGGTTTCACCGTTTTTGAGGGTTTGTTCAGCGAGGCGCAGATGCAGCGTTGGCGTGAGAGGCATCGGGAGTTGATGGAGGATTATGACGGGCAGACTTGGTTCGGCAATATGCTCGAATATGCACCAAAATTGATGTGGCCCGCGGTGAAGCATCCGACGATACTCGATTTTTTGGAGTTGGTGATGGGACCGTTTGTGCAACTCGATAACCTCACCCTTGCTGCGTTTCCGAGTGTCCCCAAGGATCAGGCTGAGGCGCGGGCGTCCGGTTGGCACCGAGATCGGTGGGCAAAGCTGCCGCAAAAGGATATTTACGAGCGTCCGCTCGCCGCGAATGCGATTAGTTATTTGCAGGATTTAACGGATGAATACGGTCCGTTGCGGGTGATTGTCGGATCGCATCGGCAGCCGATTACGATAGAAACCGAAGATCGGAATAAGCCGCATCCGGACGAGACTTTGCTCTATATGAAAGCTGGTGATGTCGTTGTGACACACAACCATCTCATTCATTCGGGAACGCCGAGCACTGCCGATGGTTTACGCTACTTTTTCAGTATCTATTATAACTCGACGTGGCTCAAGCATACCGATAACCATAGCGGTCCGTTGACGCAACGCCTCCTTGAGGAGGCACGTGAGCGTGACGACCACCGACTGATGCGACTTTTGGGGGTTGATACTCAGTTGCAGCCGCGCTGCAATTCGGGATTTCTGGCTCCGGATGAGGATCGGTGGGAGGAATGGATTGCTGCGGATCGCGCTGCGGTTAAGGCCGAGTAG